The proteins below come from a single Nitrospinota bacterium genomic window:
- the radC gene encoding DNA repair protein RadC gives MSGKPGESDGKDPREGHRARLRKKFLDFGLEKFTDEEIVELLLTLATPRRDCKQQAREAMKRFGSLRNVLEADIEELRKVDGIGDTNAFGIKLIHQVSRKFLRERMLAKDALNSSDEVFDYLDHSMRGLPHEVFRIIYLNASNAIVDEEEIATGTATEVPVTPQQIVERAVKKGAVKIMLAHNHPGGMADPSEEDKDITREVVFICGTMKLRLVEHLIIAPNDHFSFSKEGMIAEYEEQFRKFQKKGFGY, from the coding sequence ATGAGCGGGAAGCCGGGCGAGAGCGACGGCAAGGACCCCAGGGAAGGGCATCGCGCCCGTCTGCGAAAAAAGTTCCTCGATTTCGGGCTTGAAAAATTCACCGACGAGGAGATAGTGGAGCTTCTCCTTACGCTTGCCACGCCGAGGCGCGACTGCAAACAGCAGGCGAGGGAAGCGATGAAGCGGTTCGGCTCCCTGCGAAACGTCCTTGAGGCGGATATCGAGGAACTGCGGAAGGTCGACGGCATTGGGGATACGAACGCGTTCGGCATAAAACTCATCCATCAGGTCTCCAGAAAATTCCTCCGTGAAAGGATGCTCGCGAAAGACGCTCTCAATTCGTCGGATGAAGTGTTCGACTACCTCGACCATTCAATGCGGGGATTGCCGCATGAAGTTTTCAGGATAATCTACCTGAACGCCTCAAACGCGATAGTGGATGAGGAGGAGATAGCAACCGGAACGGCGACGGAGGTACCGGTAACCCCTCAACAGATAGTCGAGCGGGCCGTGAAAAAGGGGGCGGTGAAGATCATGCTGGCGCACAACCACCCCGGAGGGATGGCCGACCCGTCGGAAGAGGACAAGGATATTACGAGGGAGGTTGTATTCATATGCGGAACGATGAAGCTGAGGCTTGTGGAGCATCTCATTATTGCGCCGAATGACCACTTCAGCTTCTCGAAGGAGGGGATGATAGCCGAGTATGAAGAGCAGTTCCGCAAGTTCCAGAAGAAGGGTTTTGGTTACTGA
- a CDS encoding ATP-dependent DNA helicase, which yields MEISNLFGPDGVLAGSLDDYEYRPEQLKMAEAVAASIDSAQNLVVEAGTGTGKTLAYLVPAILSRRQVVVSTGTKNLQEQIFFKDIPFLRKHLGVKFSAVMMKGRSNYLCPLRMQKFTQRPIFRDGREAKMLDEIFRWMKVTKTGDRSELADLPEDSQLWNQICSNPDFCGSQKCPRATECYIGALRKEAEASQIIVVNHHLFFADLAIRGRSGNGVLPDYEVAIFDEAHQVEEIASNYFGFSVSNFRFEELVRDAVRELDQSPLTPAEKQEFTRDLDNLDTRSKSFFHAFETERERRFGLANIDMEPEAADILVSSLSAIEEKFSGLEALTDEIRNIAHRFRTIAEDLKAILKMDDKEYIFWGEVRGRGIFLNASSIEVSDIMKGHLYSKSISVFTSATLASAGDFSYIVSRLGLDDAETLALATPFDYASQAKVYLPDMPDPNSKEFLEALADESLRLIQLVKGRTLFLFTSFKNMRETRKRLHGKMEYTVLMQGDAPKHLLLEEFKLDVGSVLFATSSFWQGVDVRGEALSCVIIDRLPFASPGDPIMAARIDRVREKGGNPFIDYQVPYAVLALKQGLGRLIRHRNDKGIMMIADNRMVTKSYGKSFIDSLPPAPLVRKFESLDWK from the coding sequence TTGGAAATTTCAAATCTCTTCGGTCCGGACGGCGTACTGGCGGGGAGCCTCGACGATTATGAATATCGCCCCGAACAGCTGAAAATGGCCGAAGCGGTTGCCGCATCGATCGACTCGGCGCAAAACCTTGTGGTTGAAGCGGGGACCGGCACCGGTAAAACTTTGGCGTACCTGGTTCCTGCCATCCTCTCCCGCAGACAGGTAGTAGTTTCTACCGGTACGAAAAACCTTCAGGAGCAGATATTCTTCAAGGATATCCCGTTCCTCAGAAAACATCTCGGCGTAAAATTTTCTGCCGTAATGATGAAAGGGCGTTCAAACTACCTCTGCCCCTTAAGGATGCAGAAATTTACCCAGCGCCCCATCTTCAGGGATGGCCGGGAAGCTAAGATGCTTGATGAAATATTCAGGTGGATGAAGGTCACCAAGACGGGTGACAGGTCGGAGTTGGCGGACCTCCCCGAAGATAGCCAGTTGTGGAACCAGATATGCTCCAATCCCGATTTCTGCGGTTCGCAAAAGTGCCCCCGCGCAACCGAATGTTATATCGGCGCTCTTAGGAAGGAGGCCGAGGCATCACAGATAATCGTGGTAAATCATCATCTCTTTTTCGCCGACCTTGCCATAAGGGGGCGCAGCGGGAACGGGGTATTGCCCGATTACGAGGTGGCGATTTTCGACGAGGCCCACCAGGTCGAGGAGATAGCGTCCAACTATTTCGGTTTTTCCGTAAGCAATTTCCGCTTCGAAGAGCTTGTGCGTGACGCTGTCAGGGAACTCGACCAGTCTCCGCTTACCCCCGCGGAGAAGCAGGAATTCACCAGAGATCTGGACAACCTCGATACACGCTCGAAAAGCTTTTTTCACGCGTTTGAAACGGAAAGGGAGCGGCGTTTCGGCCTGGCCAACATTGATATGGAGCCGGAAGCGGCAGATATACTCGTCTCATCCCTTTCCGCCATTGAGGAGAAGTTTTCGGGGCTCGAAGCGTTGACCGACGAGATAAGAAACATTGCCCACCGTTTCAGAACCATTGCTGAAGACCTCAAAGCGATCCTGAAAATGGATGACAAGGAGTACATCTTCTGGGGTGAGGTGAGGGGGAGGGGTATATTCCTGAACGCCTCCAGCATTGAAGTTTCAGACATAATGAAGGGGCACCTTTACAGCAAAAGCATTTCGGTATTTACGTCGGCCACACTCGCTTCGGCAGGGGATTTCAGCTATATAGTTTCAAGGCTGGGGCTTGATGATGCCGAGACCCTCGCCCTGGCCACGCCGTTTGACTACGCAAGCCAGGCAAAGGTTTACCTCCCCGATATGCCAGACCCGAACAGCAAGGAGTTTCTGGAGGCTTTGGCGGATGAATCACTAAGGCTTATACAGCTGGTGAAGGGGAGGACACTGTTTCTCTTCACCTCGTTCAAGAATATGCGTGAGACAAGAAAGCGCCTCCACGGGAAAATGGAATATACGGTGCTTATGCAGGGGGACGCACCAAAACATCTGCTCCTTGAAGAGTTCAAGCTGGATGTGGGGTCGGTGCTTTTTGCCACTTCGAGTTTCTGGCAGGGTGTCGACGTGAGGGGGGAAGCTTTAAGTTGCGTAATTATAGACAGATTGCCTTTTGCGTCCCCAGGAGACCCGATAATGGCCGCCCGCATAGACAGGGTAAGGGAAAAAGGGGGGAATCCCTTTATAGATTATCAGGTGCCATACGCCGTATTGGCTCTGAAACAGGGGCTTGGGAGGCTGATCCGGCACCGAAATGATAAAGGGATAATGATGATCGCCGATAACCGGATGGTTACAAAAAGTTACGGGAAAAGTTTTATTGATTCACTCCCCCCGGCTCCCCTTGTCCGTAAATTTGAAAGTCTTGACTGGAAGTAA
- the aroF gene encoding 3-deoxy-7-phosphoheptulonate synthase: MIVVMKPGSPKEAVEEVVKLIKEVGYTPHIIAGEIQTVIAAIGDGREKSRIESMESLKHVEKVVPILKPYKLTSRETISGDSVIEVDGAAIGGKRLSVMAGPCSVEGEEQIIGIAQAVKEAGATILRGGAFKPRTSPYSFQGMAEDGLKLLAKAREATGLPIVTEVLNPRDLDLVYKYSDILQIGARNMQNFSLLKDVGKMDKPVLLKRGLSSTIDEFLMSAEYILAEGNRRVILCERGIRTFETATRNTLDLSCVPVIKERTHLPIIIDPSHGAGYWQYVTSLSRAAVAVGADGLMIEVHDRPEVAFSDGAQSLKPKKFAALMKEIEPIAKAVGRTVR, from the coding sequence ATGATAGTAGTGATGAAACCCGGTTCCCCCAAGGAAGCGGTGGAAGAGGTAGTAAAGCTTATCAAGGAAGTAGGGTACACGCCCCACATTATCGCGGGTGAGATCCAGACAGTAATTGCCGCCATTGGGGACGGCAGGGAGAAATCCCGAATTGAATCGATGGAATCGTTAAAACATGTTGAGAAGGTAGTGCCGATTTTGAAACCGTATAAATTGACCTCCAGAGAGACTATTTCCGGCGATTCGGTTATAGAGGTGGATGGCGCGGCCATTGGTGGAAAGAGGCTGTCAGTGATGGCAGGCCCATGTTCCGTTGAAGGTGAAGAGCAGATAATCGGTATAGCCCAGGCGGTGAAGGAAGCCGGCGCGACCATTCTGCGCGGCGGCGCGTTTAAACCTCGAACCTCCCCATACTCCTTCCAGGGGATGGCGGAAGATGGGTTGAAGCTGCTTGCAAAGGCGAGAGAGGCAACCGGCCTCCCTATCGTCACCGAGGTATTAAATCCTCGCGATCTCGACCTGGTTTACAAATATTCAGATATCCTGCAAATCGGAGCGAGGAACATGCAGAACTTCTCGCTTCTCAAGGATGTCGGCAAGATGGATAAACCGGTGCTCCTGAAAAGGGGGTTGAGCAGTACGATCGACGAATTCCTCATGTCCGCGGAGTATATCCTCGCGGAGGGGAACAGGCGCGTTATCCTTTGTGAAAGGGGGATAAGGACGTTTGAGACCGCTACCAGGAACACCCTCGACCTTAGCTGTGTACCGGTCATAAAGGAGAGGACGCATCTCCCGATAATTATCGATCCATCCCATGGCGCGGGGTACTGGCAGTATGTAACCTCGCTCTCAAGGGCGGCGGTTGCGGTAGGGGCCGATGGCCTGATGATCGAGGTGCATGACAGGCCCGAAGTGGCATTTTCGGACGGGGCGCAGTCCCTTAAACCGAAAAAATTCGCCGCGCTCATGAAGGAAATAGAGCCGATAGCCAAGGCTGTCGGAAGAACAGTCAGATAA
- the ubiA gene encoding putative 4-hydroxybenzoate polyprenyltransferase, producing MKNLLHLLKDIKVEHTLFAMPFAVMSAFIAAGGMPGARELLLLMLALFFARSAAMAFNRLSDASFDSTNPRTKNRPLASGTGDRAVYVLFVVGTSAAFIVTCMYINFLAFKLSPFALAIIFFYSFTKRFTPYSHFFLGLALSLSPIGAWVAIKGEFSAESLLLGGAVIFWLVGLDIIYSCQDYDHDKEEGLNSIPTRFGIKKALAISSAAHLLMIIFLVVLYMVSDGLGTVYQVGVFLTASLLWYQHHIVSPDDLKRVNIAFFNVNGIISVGLMLFVITDTLV from the coding sequence ATGAAAAATCTTTTGCATTTATTGAAGGATATAAAGGTGGAGCATACGCTCTTCGCGATGCCGTTTGCGGTGATGTCCGCCTTCATTGCCGCCGGGGGTATGCCGGGAGCAAGAGAGCTCCTCCTCCTCATGCTTGCGCTCTTTTTCGCGCGGAGCGCGGCGATGGCGTTCAACAGGCTGTCGGACGCCAGCTTCGATAGCACCAATCCGAGAACGAAAAACCGCCCGCTCGCATCGGGAACGGGCGACAGGGCGGTCTACGTTCTATTCGTCGTCGGAACTTCCGCGGCGTTCATCGTCACATGCATGTATATCAACTTCCTTGCGTTCAAGCTCTCTCCCTTCGCGCTTGCGATAATTTTCTTCTACTCGTTTACTAAGCGGTTCACGCCGTATTCCCATTTCTTCCTCGGCCTCGCCCTTTCTCTCTCGCCTATTGGGGCGTGGGTGGCCATCAAGGGGGAGTTTTCGGCGGAGTCGCTCCTCCTTGGCGGGGCCGTAATATTCTGGCTCGTGGGGCTAGACATCATCTACTCCTGCCAGGATTACGATCACGATAAGGAGGAGGGGCTGAATTCCATCCCTACGCGTTTCGGGATAAAAAAGGCGCTCGCCATATCGTCGGCGGCGCATCTACTTATGATCATCTTTCTTGTAGTCCTTTACATGGTATCGGACGGACTTGGAACGGTCTACCAGGTCGGCGTATTCCTCACGGCGTCGCTCCTCTGGTATCAGCATCACATAGTCAGCCCAGACGATCTGAAAAGGGTAAACATAGCGTTCTTCAACGTGAACGGGATCATATCGGTGGGGCTGATGCTCTTCGTGATAACGGATACCCTTGTATGA
- a CDS encoding thioredoxin domain-containing protein has protein sequence MENKSWGTRLFYIFCTVGIIASILTELEKVSPAVRAICGGDTGGCAQVGESEYSRLFGIPLGIWGLLSYGVWIFLYRSKQGWSMLFGAILMGAEFYFLFVMVSVLNTVCPLCLLQFSAVLANNVLLFATVNPPPGVLNASEKFRAAGLGIILVSFLAFFVPHKMAEGSIAVKVDTLTSWGDPSTGYRLEIFSDYECGHCKKYDEAIKDVIANYPQIQIVFRDYIIGGHKLSPMAISYAGSVAYYEGKEMYLKARFETFDNQKDLFSYLRPRFEAIKDDEVMKAAVKDKLSADFKEAKRHGVRSTPTTVLIAKGKIVKKFSGSKTYAQLKPELDALLAK, from the coding sequence TTGGAAAATAAATCATGGGGAACACGTCTTTTTTATATCTTCTGCACGGTAGGCATAATCGCTTCAATTCTAACCGAGCTTGAAAAGGTGTCGCCAGCGGTGAGGGCGATTTGCGGAGGCGATACCGGCGGGTGCGCCCAGGTTGGCGAATCGGAGTATTCGAGGCTGTTTGGAATTCCACTTGGAATATGGGGGCTCCTTTCTTACGGTGTCTGGATATTCCTTTATCGTTCAAAACAGGGGTGGTCGATGCTTTTCGGTGCCATCCTTATGGGTGCGGAGTTCTATTTCCTGTTTGTCATGGTATCGGTGCTAAATACGGTGTGCCCACTCTGTCTGCTCCAGTTTTCCGCGGTTCTCGCGAACAATGTTCTCCTATTCGCAACTGTCAATCCGCCTCCGGGGGTATTGAATGCCAGCGAGAAATTCCGCGCCGCCGGTCTTGGCATAATTCTGGTCTCGTTCCTGGCCTTTTTCGTGCCCCACAAGATGGCGGAAGGTTCAATCGCCGTAAAAGTGGACACCTTGACAAGCTGGGGGGATCCTTCTACCGGTTACAGGTTGGAGATATTTTCAGATTATGAATGCGGTCACTGTAAAAAATACGATGAGGCAATAAAGGATGTTATCGCCAATTATCCGCAGATCCAGATAGTGTTCAGGGATTACATAATCGGCGGCCACAAACTCTCTCCTATGGCGATCTCGTATGCCGGCTCGGTGGCGTATTACGAAGGTAAGGAGATGTATTTGAAGGCGAGGTTTGAAACATTCGACAACCAGAAGGATCTATTCAGCTATTTGCGCCCCCGCTTTGAAGCGATAAAGGATGACGAGGTCATGAAAGCCGCCGTTAAGGACAAGCTTTCTGCCGATTTCAAGGAGGCTAAAAGGCACGGCGTAAGGAGTACGCCGACGACAGTGCTGATAGCAAAAGGGAAAATAGTAAAGAAATTTTCCGGGTCAAAGACATATGCCCAATTGAAGCCCGAGCTTGATGCGCTCCTCGCGAAATAG
- a CDS encoding UvrD-helicase domain-containing protein, producing MSGTVISLNERQQEAVEHGEGPALIIAGAGSGKTRVITARVVRLITSGVAPWSILCVTFTNKAAKEMRDRISGMLGINTAGLWISTFHASCLRIIKEDFRHLGYSAMPAVFDASDQKSLVKSIIKGMGKTDAELPASRVLSMISRFKNEMKGPDQMAEELLGPDSLSIAEAYRQYSNELKRNNAVDFDDLLWHVIKLFQSQPEVLAKYRALFQYIMVDEFQDTNLVQYKIIKLLGGEHRNVFVVGDDDQSIYRWRGARIGNLLGFEKDFPGCIVVKLEENYRSSGNILKAGGELVKGIEGRKEKSLFTSKDKGEKIALYSASSEVDEANYIAGEIAGMVRRGEAVYGDFAVFYRTNAQSRVIEECFSRQYVPYRIYGGQKFYNRKEIKDILAYFRVAVNEMEEVSFLRAVAMPTRGIGPATLEKLKSYANEKGIPLTAASTAPDNGISGAAKTKLADFGALILEIRKRAASDPAADVIEMALDRSGIITALLAKRTAQDNARVENLKELAGAPHKEETLVDFLERISLLAEADNVEESADYTSLMTLHVSKGLEFPYVFIAGMEENLLPHFNSTESMEELDEERRLCYVGITRAMKKLYLTHATVRRIYGQLSTNRPSPFLDDIPADIIDSQVAAYTTSIPIREKPARGYSSASSEPSYVNVTDNIFGVGKQVVHNIFGKGIVKKCEGAGDEMKLTIIFREAGVKKLKSRFVKPAA from the coding sequence ATGAGCGGAACTGTCATCTCCCTGAACGAAAGACAGCAGGAGGCGGTGGAGCATGGCGAAGGCCCCGCCCTGATAATTGCGGGAGCGGGCTCCGGCAAAACAAGGGTCATCACCGCGCGTGTCGTACGGCTTATAACTTCCGGCGTTGCTCCATGGTCCATCCTCTGCGTCACCTTCACGAACAAGGCGGCAAAGGAGATGAGGGACAGGATATCGGGGATGCTTGGAATAAATACCGCAGGGCTGTGGATATCCACTTTCCACGCTTCGTGCCTGCGAATCATCAAGGAAGATTTCCGGCACCTCGGCTACTCCGCAATGCCTGCGGTTTTCGACGCGTCAGATCAGAAATCGCTCGTAAAGTCGATCATCAAGGGGATGGGGAAGACCGACGCAGAACTCCCCGCCTCACGGGTGCTTTCCATGATAAGCAGGTTCAAGAACGAAATGAAAGGGCCGGACCAGATGGCCGAGGAACTTCTTGGCCCTGATTCACTTTCGATAGCGGAAGCGTACAGGCAGTACAGCAACGAGCTGAAAAGGAACAACGCGGTCGATTTCGACGACCTCCTCTGGCATGTGATAAAGCTTTTCCAATCCCAGCCGGAAGTGCTTGCGAAATACAGAGCCCTCTTCCAGTACATAATGGTAGACGAGTTCCAGGATACGAACCTCGTGCAGTACAAAATAATCAAACTCCTCGGAGGGGAACACAGGAACGTTTTTGTGGTCGGCGATGACGACCAGTCCATATACAGGTGGCGCGGAGCAAGGATAGGGAACCTCCTCGGGTTCGAAAAGGATTTCCCCGGCTGTATCGTAGTAAAGCTGGAAGAGAACTACCGCTCATCCGGCAACATCCTTAAGGCGGGAGGGGAACTCGTAAAGGGTATCGAAGGGAGAAAAGAGAAGAGCCTCTTTACCAGCAAGGACAAGGGGGAGAAGATAGCCCTCTATTCCGCATCAAGCGAAGTCGACGAAGCGAACTATATAGCAGGGGAGATTGCCGGTATGGTGAGGAGAGGGGAAGCGGTGTACGGCGATTTTGCCGTTTTCTACCGCACGAACGCCCAATCCCGCGTGATAGAGGAGTGCTTCAGCCGACAGTACGTCCCTTACAGGATCTACGGCGGTCAAAAGTTCTACAACAGAAAAGAGATCAAGGATATCCTTGCCTATTTCCGCGTGGCGGTGAATGAGATGGAAGAGGTAAGCTTTCTGAGAGCGGTCGCCATGCCGACCCGCGGGATCGGCCCCGCAACACTTGAAAAACTGAAAAGCTACGCGAATGAAAAGGGGATACCGCTTACGGCGGCTTCGACAGCCCCTGATAACGGAATTTCGGGCGCGGCAAAAACCAAGCTCGCCGATTTTGGAGCGCTCATCCTCGAAATAAGGAAGAGGGCGGCGTCGGACCCGGCGGCGGATGTGATAGAGATGGCGCTCGACAGGAGCGGAATTATCACCGCACTGCTCGCCAAGAGGACGGCGCAGGACAACGCCCGCGTCGAAAATCTCAAGGAGCTTGCGGGCGCGCCGCACAAGGAGGAGACGCTTGTCGATTTCCTCGAGCGGATATCGCTTCTTGCCGAAGCGGATAACGTGGAAGAGTCCGCCGATTACACTTCGCTTATGACGCTTCATGTATCGAAGGGTCTGGAGTTCCCCTATGTCTTCATCGCGGGGATGGAGGAGAACCTTCTCCCGCACTTCAACTCCACGGAGAGTATGGAAGAGCTGGACGAGGAGAGGAGGCTTTGCTATGTAGGGATAACCAGGGCGATGAAAAAGCTTTATCTCACGCACGCAACGGTGAGGAGGATATACGGACAGCTCAGCACGAACAGGCCTTCGCCGTTTCTCGACGATATACCGGCGGATATTATCGACAGCCAGGTGGCGGCATACACGACGAGCATCCCGATAAGGGAAAAACCGGCAAGGGGATATTCCTCCGCTTCATCCGAGCCTTCCTATGTGAACGTTACCGACAATATTTTCGGAGTGGGCAAACAGGTGGTGCACAACATCTTCGGCAAAGGGATAGTGAAAAAGTGCGAAGGTGCCGGTGACGAGATGAAGCTGACGATAATTTTCCGCGAGGCGGGTGTAAAGAAACTTAAAAGCAGGTTCGTAAAGCCTGCGGCCTGA
- a CDS encoding citrate synthase: MGKDTVTITNNATGQSEEFPLLKGTHGPDVFDIRNLYPKMGLFTFDPGFKSTASCESKITYIDGEAGILLYRGYPIEELAEKSNYLEVCYLLLYGELPTEKEYNKFVDIILHHSMVHEGFKTFLSGFRRDAHPMAIMVGMVGALSSFYHDSLEINNPRHQEISAHRLIAKAPTIAAAAYKYSIGQPIVYPKNKLGYAENFLHMMFSVPAEDYKVDELHAKALDLILILHADHEQNASTSTVRLAGSSEANPFAAASAGVGALWGPAHGGANEAVVNMLAEIGTPDRIPHFIAKAKDKDDPFRLMGFGHRVYKNYDPRAKLIKSMSRKIIEKSDGNDPQLEIAMKLEEIALKDEYFVERKLFPNVDFYSGVTYRAINIPVNMFTVIFAMGRMVGWMAQWEEMISDPKRTIGRPRQNYVGAAKRSYTPIGKRK; encoded by the coding sequence ATGGGAAAAGATACCGTAACGATCACTAATAACGCTACAGGACAGAGCGAGGAATTCCCCCTTCTCAAGGGGACGCATGGGCCGGACGTGTTCGATATCCGAAATTTGTACCCGAAGATGGGACTTTTCACATTTGATCCCGGATTCAAGTCCACTGCCAGCTGTGAAAGCAAGATCACATACATCGACGGCGAAGCGGGGATACTCCTTTACAGGGGTTATCCGATAGAGGAACTTGCCGAGAAAAGCAATTATCTCGAGGTCTGCTACCTCCTCCTATACGGCGAACTCCCTACCGAAAAGGAGTACAACAAATTCGTCGATATTATCCTCCATCACTCGATGGTTCACGAAGGTTTCAAAACTTTTCTCTCCGGATTCAGACGCGACGCCCACCCGATGGCGATCATGGTCGGGATGGTAGGCGCGCTCAGCTCCTTCTATCACGACTCACTTGAGATAAACAATCCGCGCCACCAGGAGATCTCGGCCCACAGGCTCATAGCAAAAGCCCCCACCATAGCGGCGGCGGCATACAAGTATTCAATCGGACAGCCTATCGTCTATCCAAAGAATAAACTCGGCTACGCTGAAAACTTCCTCCATATGATGTTCTCCGTTCCTGCGGAAGATTACAAAGTCGACGAACTCCATGCCAAGGCGCTCGACCTGATACTGATACTTCACGCCGACCATGAGCAAAACGCATCCACATCAACCGTAAGGCTCGCCGGCTCATCGGAAGCGAATCCGTTCGCGGCGGCATCGGCCGGCGTCGGCGCGCTCTGGGGCCCGGCACACGGCGGGGCGAACGAAGCGGTGGTGAACATGCTCGCGGAGATAGGCACCCCCGACCGCATCCCCCACTTCATAGCAAAAGCGAAAGACAAGGACGATCCGTTCCGCCTGATGGGATTCGGGCACAGGGTTTATAAGAACTACGACCCGCGCGCGAAACTGATAAAGAGCATGTCGAGAAAGATCATCGAAAAGAGCGACGGAAACGATCCGCAACTCGAAATTGCCATGAAACTCGAGGAGATCGCGCTGAAGGATGAATATTTCGTGGAGAGGAAACTCTTTCCGAACGTCGACTTCTATTCCGGCGTCACATACAGGGCGATAAACATACCGGTAAACATGTTCACCGTCATTTTTGCCATGGGGCGGATGGTCGGCTGGATGGCGCAGTGGGAAGAGATGATAAGCGACCCGAAACGGACCATCGGGAGGCCGAGACAGAATTACGTCGGCGCCGCCAAGCGCTCATACACACCGATAGGAAAAAGGAAGTAG
- a CDS encoding HDOD domain-containing protein, with protein sequence MERATKREEIVKHIDQIPAFNATVSKVIQLSNDPNSQPKDFIHTISIDPSLTAKILRLISSAYFGVPTKVVSLSRAVVMLGINTVKNVAISYSMISSVKMRNDFVWFTSDQFWEHSLACAVASKMIAAELGIPVQAREEYFIAGLLHDIGKIIFVQHFPDAYAKILDPENRKGELRSQLEIEEFGLSHAELGSLMAKKWRLPDLLSDTIAGHHKLALSGDSYDRIKAAVHIADYVCNEMKLGIENNVEMEDLDTRAYEVLGKNEEEIRELFADLRDTVEEAKVFLTH encoded by the coding sequence ATGGAGAGAGCTACAAAAAGGGAAGAGATAGTCAAACATATTGACCAGATACCTGCGTTCAATGCGACAGTATCGAAGGTGATACAGCTGTCCAACGACCCGAATTCCCAGCCGAAAGATTTTATCCATACTATAAGTATCGACCCGAGCCTGACTGCGAAAATATTGAGGCTCATAAGTTCAGCCTACTTTGGCGTGCCCACCAAGGTGGTATCCCTTAGCAGGGCGGTCGTCATGCTTGGAATAAATACCGTTAAAAATGTGGCGATCAGCTATTCAATGATCTCGTCGGTAAAAATGAGGAACGATTTCGTCTGGTTTACCAGCGACCAGTTCTGGGAGCATTCCCTGGCGTGTGCCGTAGCCTCAAAGATGATTGCTGCTGAATTGGGGATTCCAGTGCAGGCCAGGGAGGAGTATTTTATTGCCGGTCTTCTGCACGATATCGGTAAAATTATATTTGTCCAGCATTTTCCGGATGCATACGCCAAGATACTCGATCCAGAGAACCGGAAGGGGGAGTTGAGAAGCCAGTTGGAGATCGAGGAGTTCGGCCTTTCCCATGCCGAGCTGGGGAGTTTGATGGCAAAAAAATGGAGGCTACCCGACCTGCTATCGGATACAATTGCGGGGCATCATAAACTTGCGCTTTCCGGTGACAGTTACGATAGAATAAAAGCCGCGGTTCACATTGCGGATTATGTCTGCAATGAGATGAAGCTGGGAATAGAAAACAATGTGGAAATGGAAGATTTGGATACTAGGGCCTATGAGGTTCTTGGGAAAAATGAAGAGGAAATAAGAGAACTTTTTGCCGACCTTCGAGACACTGTGGAAGAAGCGAAGGTTTTTTTAACACATTAA